The Candidatus Sulfotelmatobacter sp. genome has a window encoding:
- the glgC gene encoding glucose-1-phosphate adenylyltransferase yields the protein MKDTLGVLLAGGAGERLYPLTRDRAKPAVTFGGIYRIIDITLSNCLNSDLRRVYILTQYKALSLNRHIREGWNILGREVGEFVEVLPPMKRVSDQWYQGTADAVYQNIYSIGSEQPKHVMILSGDHIYKMDYGKMMKQHQDSAADITLATIQIDLEETYRFGVVDVDKDGRINGFEEKPKTTALRSPLNPEKVAGSMGIYLFNADVLIPVLLKDAENHQSSHDFGKDILPKMVDDYRVFAYDFVDENKKEALYWRDVGTLEAYYEANMDIVSVSPIFNLYDEEWPIRTHQRQYPPAKFVFAEIGRTGTALDSIVSNGCIVSGGSVKNSILSPDVRVNSYSEVDDCILFSHVSVGRRCRIRKAILDRDVHIPEGTTIGYDAEADRQRYFVTESGITVVTRDYSLFENPVTVDYFTSE from the coding sequence GGGCTAAGCCGGCGGTCACCTTTGGCGGCATCTACCGCATCATCGACATCACTCTCTCGAACTGCCTGAACTCCGACCTCCGCCGCGTCTACATTCTTACGCAATACAAGGCTCTCTCCCTCAACCGCCACATTCGCGAGGGCTGGAACATCCTGGGCCGCGAGGTCGGCGAGTTTGTCGAGGTGCTGCCTCCGATGAAGCGCGTCAGCGACCAGTGGTATCAGGGCACCGCCGACGCCGTTTACCAGAATATTTATTCCATCGGCTCCGAGCAACCCAAGCACGTCATGATTCTTTCCGGCGACCATATCTACAAGATGGACTACGGAAAGATGATGAAGCAGCATCAGGATTCGGCTGCCGATATCACCCTTGCCACCATCCAGATCGATCTGGAGGAGACCTATCGCTTCGGGGTGGTCGATGTCGACAAGGACGGCCGCATCAACGGCTTTGAGGAAAAGCCGAAGACGACGGCTCTGCGCTCGCCGCTGAATCCAGAAAAAGTGGCAGGATCGATGGGCATCTATCTATTCAACGCCGACGTGCTCATTCCGGTGCTGCTCAAAGACGCCGAAAATCATCAGTCCAGCCACGACTTCGGCAAAGATATTCTCCCGAAAATGGTCGACGACTACCGCGTCTTCGCCTACGACTTCGTCGACGAAAACAAGAAAGAAGCGCTCTACTGGCGCGATGTGGGCACGCTCGAGGCCTATTACGAAGCCAACATGGACATCGTCTCGGTCTCGCCCATCTTCAACCTCTACGACGAAGAGTGGCCGATCCGCACACACCAGCGGCAGTATCCTCCCGCGAAATTCGTTTTCGCCGAAATCGGACGCACCGGCACCGCGCTCGATTCCATCGTCTCCAATGGATGCATCGTCTCCGGCGGCAGCGTGAAAAATTCCATCCTCTCGCCCGACGTGCGCGTTAATTCCTACTCCGAAGTCGACGATTGCATCCTGTTTTCCCACGTCAGCGTGGGCCGGCGCTGCCGAATCCGCAAAGCCATCCTCGACCGCGACGTCCACATTCCCGAAGGCACCACTATCGGCTACGACGCCGAGGCCGACCGCCAACGCTACTTCGTTACCGAGAGCGGCATCACCGTGGTCACCCGCGATTATTCCCTCTTCGAGAATCCGGTGACGGTCGATTACTTCACCAGCGAATAA
- a CDS encoding glycosyltransferase family 2 protein produces the protein MIPAKNEAKLIPRLLTSLTTQDYTKMSSTRVLVADANSTDGTPEIVMSFRDRLNVSVIRGGMPSVGRNQGAAQADTPYVLFLDADVELADPSLVRRCVERAQSQQLQCVTTNILCKDCSWLDKAFYTVNDFFQYLSYLHRPFATGMFMFFDRKKFWELGGFNEQILFAEDYRLSQQVERKHFAIVRGGVYTTNRRLKKMGHLQVGWLFLWTVMNFWNEDYFLRDHKYWATEADSSPRA, from the coding sequence GTGATTCCGGCGAAGAACGAGGCGAAGCTGATCCCGCGTTTGCTGACCTCGCTGACGACTCAGGACTATACGAAGATGTCGAGTACGAGGGTGTTAGTGGCTGACGCTAACTCGACCGACGGTACCCCCGAGATCGTCATGAGTTTCCGCGACCGCCTCAACGTCAGCGTCATCCGCGGCGGCATGCCCTCGGTCGGACGCAACCAGGGAGCCGCGCAAGCCGACACTCCCTACGTGCTCTTTCTGGACGCGGACGTTGAGCTAGCCGACCCGTCGCTGGTGCGCCGCTGCGTGGAACGCGCGCAGAGCCAGCAGTTGCAGTGCGTGACCACGAACATTTTGTGCAAAGATTGCAGCTGGCTCGACAAGGCCTTCTATACGGTCAACGATTTTTTTCAGTACCTCTCGTACCTGCACCGTCCCTTTGCGACTGGTATGTTCATGTTCTTCGACCGTAAGAAGTTCTGGGAGCTGGGCGGATTCAATGAGCAGATTCTGTTCGCGGAAGACTACCGCCTGAGCCAGCAAGTCGAGCGCAAGCATTTCGCCATCGTACGTGGCGGCGTCTACACCACCAATCGCCGCTTAAAAAAGATGGGGCACTTGCAGGTCGGGTGGTTGTTCCTGTGGACCGTCATGAATTTCTGGAATGAGGACTACTTTCTGCGCGATCACAAATATTGGGCGACAGAAGCCGATAGCTCTCCTCGCGCGTAG
- a CDS encoding LysR family transcriptional regulator, translating to MELSQLEVFLAVAREHRFSRAAEKLYRTQSAVSQTIRKLEDELGEALFDRSSREGILTDAGKVLFEYAEKLINLRSEAAESLTELRELQKGKLVIAANEFTVLYLLPLLAEFRRLHPMIKITVERALGSHIPDDVLRYSAEFGVLSYEPQEASLYSVVVYLDELVFVVPPKHPLATTARVSIRQLGAESFVAHIVSSPYREKVLQLFTTHKTPLHMDLELPTLQAIKQFVAMGQGVALVPEISVENELARGELVAIPVKELQIKRKLRLIYRKDANLSHAARAFLKVAEAVALERKGRYRFQREN from the coding sequence ATGGAGCTTTCCCAACTCGAAGTGTTTCTCGCCGTCGCCCGGGAGCACCGATTCTCGCGGGCGGCGGAAAAACTGTATCGCACGCAGTCGGCGGTGAGCCAGACCATCCGCAAGCTGGAGGATGAACTGGGAGAGGCTTTGTTTGACCGCTCGTCGCGCGAGGGCATATTGACGGACGCAGGCAAGGTTCTATTCGAGTATGCGGAGAAGCTGATTAATCTGCGAAGCGAGGCCGCGGAGTCGCTGACCGAGCTGCGGGAGTTGCAGAAAGGCAAGCTCGTAATCGCAGCCAACGAGTTTACGGTCCTATATTTGTTGCCCCTGCTGGCGGAGTTCCGCAGGCTGCATCCCATGATCAAGATCACGGTGGAACGCGCCCTGGGAAGTCATATTCCGGACGATGTTTTACGCTACAGCGCGGAATTTGGCGTGCTTTCTTATGAGCCGCAGGAAGCGAGCTTGTATTCGGTGGTTGTCTACCTGGACGAACTGGTGTTTGTGGTGCCGCCGAAGCATCCGCTGGCCACGACGGCGCGGGTGAGCATACGGCAGTTGGGGGCGGAGTCGTTCGTGGCGCACATTGTTTCGTCGCCGTATCGAGAGAAAGTGCTTCAGCTGTTTACGACGCATAAGACGCCGCTGCACATGGATCTGGAACTGCCGACGCTGCAAGCAATCAAACAATTCGTGGCCATGGGGCAGGGCGTGGCATTGGTGCCGGAGATCAGCGTGGAGAACGAACTGGCGCGAGGGGAATTGGTGGCAATCCCGGTTAAGGAGTTGCAAATCAAACGCAAGCTGCGGTTGATTTATAGGAAGGACGCGAATTTGTCGCACGCGGCGCGGGCATTTTTGAAAGTGGCAGAGGCGGTGGCATTAGAGCGCAAGGGGCGATACCGGTTTCAGCGCGAGAATTAG
- a CDS encoding 2-isopropylmalate synthase: protein MTAERARIIIFDTTLRDGEQSPGCSMNQQEKLRLAHQLDRLGVDVIEAGFPIASDGDFESVKAIAAVVRRPVIAGLARACRLDIERAWDALKHAAHPRIHVFLATSDIHLQYKLRITRDECVNQAREAIRFAKSLCDDVEFSPEDATRTDPDFLCRVLEAVVEAGATTLNIPDTVGYTVPSEFGDLITQIRRQVKGIENVTISAHCHNDLGMAVANALAAVDAGARQVECTINGIGERAGNASLEEIVMAMRVRPDRFAYETGVVGDQIFPASQMLSEITGVPVQPNKAITGRNAFAHEAGIHQDGMLKNPLTYEIMTPQSVGVPDSKLVLGKHSGRHALSLRCEQLGYQFDRRALDDIYRRFVRLADKIKKVEDHHLLELIRDTHKPTGSATPLIEPIIATKPAVVSASAPEPIAEPAKPFPVVPQTNAFAVPLPVHNDPHHEQTQQEDYLWGV from the coding sequence ATGACAGCAGAACGCGCTCGCATCATCATTTTCGATACCACCCTCCGCGACGGAGAGCAGTCCCCCGGCTGCAGCATGAACCAGCAGGAAAAGCTGCGGCTGGCTCATCAGCTCGATCGCCTGGGCGTCGATGTGATCGAAGCCGGCTTCCCCATTGCCTCCGATGGAGACTTCGAATCGGTGAAGGCGATCGCCGCGGTCGTGCGCCGTCCTGTCATCGCCGGGCTCGCCCGCGCCTGCCGCCTGGACATTGAGCGCGCCTGGGACGCTTTGAAGCACGCTGCCCATCCCCGCATCCACGTATTTCTCGCCACCTCAGACATTCATCTGCAATACAAGCTGCGTATCACGCGCGATGAATGTGTCAATCAGGCCCGCGAAGCGATTCGCTTCGCCAAATCGCTCTGCGACGACGTCGAGTTCTCGCCTGAAGACGCGACTCGCACCGACCCGGATTTTCTTTGCCGCGTCCTCGAAGCCGTCGTCGAAGCCGGCGCCACCACGCTGAACATTCCCGATACCGTCGGCTACACCGTGCCGTCCGAATTCGGAGATCTGATTACACAGATCCGGCGGCAAGTGAAGGGAATCGAAAATGTCACTATCTCCGCGCACTGCCACAACGATCTCGGCATGGCCGTCGCCAACGCGCTGGCCGCGGTAGACGCCGGAGCGCGGCAGGTTGAGTGCACCATCAACGGCATCGGCGAGCGCGCCGGCAACGCGTCTTTAGAAGAGATTGTGATGGCCATGCGGGTCCGCCCCGACCGCTTCGCCTACGAAACCGGCGTGGTCGGCGACCAGATTTTTCCCGCCAGCCAGATGTTGAGCGAAATTACGGGCGTCCCGGTGCAGCCCAACAAAGCCATCACCGGCCGCAACGCCTTCGCCCACGAAGCCGGCATTCACCAGGACGGCATGCTGAAAAATCCGCTGACCTACGAAATCATGACTCCGCAATCGGTCGGCGTGCCCGATTCCAAACTCGTGCTGGGCAAGCACTCCGGCCGCCACGCTCTCAGCCTGCGCTGCGAGCAACTCGGCTATCAGTTCGATCGGCGCGCTCTCGACGACATTTACCGCCGCTTCGTTCGCCTCGCCGACAAGATCAAGAAAGTAGAAGACCACCACCTGCTCGAATTGATCCGCGACACGCACAAGCCCACAGGCTCGGCGACGCCGCTCATCGAGCCGATCATCGCAACGAAACCGGCAGTCGTCAGCGCCTCCGCACCGGAGCCCATAGCGGAACCAGCCAAGCCGTTCCCGGTAGTCCCGCAGACGAATGCTTTCGCCGTTCCCCTCCCGGTTCACAACGATCCTCATCACGAACAAACCCAGCAGGAAGACTATCTCTGGGGCGTCTAG
- a CDS encoding DUF5677 domain-containing protein, whose protein sequence is MNTPPMTAIQVGYPDFWPVVLEKHKSFFFVTRNLGPTIDDLFSVAHSEPIHKVCRHLAKMVANSVGAVLLLAMNGYGIDAIKVARTMFEAAVTVAYLKKHPDEFDDYFDFHFIVGMKRHRYIEKHAPAHMKNVTPEVIESIKRGYARVSPRFMANGKVRGRWSKRHLSQLCSDLGLEEYYLSFYELASNITHANISGVMSQADPQPGVLDVDLAPSEQFVDMALSTAHCMFVLAIAQYVALARPEKQSVVDQIESDFVQAWKG, encoded by the coding sequence ATGAACACACCACCGATGACGGCGATTCAGGTTGGGTACCCCGACTTCTGGCCAGTTGTGTTGGAAAAGCACAAGAGTTTTTTCTTCGTGACACGAAATCTAGGACCGACTATTGACGATCTCTTCTCAGTGGCTCACTCAGAACCGATTCATAAGGTTTGTCGCCATCTAGCGAAAATGGTTGCGAATTCAGTCGGGGCGGTGCTTCTTTTAGCAATGAACGGATACGGAATCGATGCGATAAAGGTCGCACGCACGATGTTCGAGGCGGCTGTGACAGTCGCCTATCTCAAAAAGCATCCTGATGAGTTCGATGATTATTTCGACTTCCACTTTATCGTTGGAATGAAGAGACATCGGTACATCGAGAAGCACGCTCCCGCCCACATGAAGAACGTGACACCAGAAGTCATCGAATCTATCAAACGGGGATACGCACGCGTCTCGCCGAGATTCATGGCTAACGGCAAAGTGCGCGGTCGTTGGAGCAAGAGACATCTCTCACAATTGTGCTCGGACCTCGGTCTTGAGGAGTATTACCTTTCCTTTTACGAACTGGCTTCCAACATCACTCATGCGAATATCAGTGGCGTGATGTCGCAGGCGGACCCGCAGCCTGGAGTATTAGATGTAGACCTCGCTCCGTCAGAGCAGTTCGTCGACATGGCGCTCTCCACAGCTCACTGCATGTTCGTACTGGCCATCGCGCAATACGTCGCTCTTGCTCGTCCTGAAAAGCAATCGGTTGTGGACCAGATTGAGAGTGACTTTGTGCAAGCATGGAAGGGATAA
- a CDS encoding dolichyl-phosphate beta-glucosyltransferase, with translation MDPAYSIVIPAYNEGARLGATLEKVLAYIHAQRLDTEVIVVDDGSRDNTADIVRDYIGAFAAKDATLRLVENPGNRGKGYSVRNGMLSARGLIVLFSDADLSSPIEEAPKLFQALDQGADIAIGSRWLRAETQTQRQPLLRQMLGRIFNLMLRLTLGLQFADTQCGFKAFTQPAVQAIFPRQRIERWGFDPEILFLARKLKFKVKEVPVAWGHSGGTRIHPLVDGFRMFTEMLHVRWYDLTGKYDGCSAMPERPTNPVPGNRRPPS, from the coding sequence TTGGATCCTGCTTATTCGATTGTGATTCCGGCGTATAACGAGGGCGCGCGCCTGGGGGCGACGCTCGAGAAGGTGCTGGCCTACATTCATGCGCAGCGCTTGGACACGGAAGTGATCGTGGTCGATGATGGGTCGCGCGACAATACTGCGGACATTGTTCGTGACTACATTGGCGCCTTCGCGGCGAAGGATGCGACGCTGCGGTTGGTGGAGAATCCCGGGAATCGTGGTAAAGGATACAGTGTGCGCAACGGAATGCTCAGTGCGCGCGGGCTCATCGTGTTGTTCAGCGACGCCGATCTGTCGTCGCCGATCGAAGAGGCTCCTAAGCTGTTTCAGGCGTTGGACCAGGGGGCCGATATTGCCATCGGTTCGCGCTGGCTGCGGGCCGAGACCCAGACCCAGCGGCAGCCGCTGCTTCGGCAGATGCTCGGGCGCATTTTCAACCTGATGCTGCGACTTACGCTGGGGCTGCAATTCGCCGACACGCAATGTGGCTTCAAGGCGTTCACGCAGCCGGCAGTGCAGGCGATATTTCCCCGGCAGAGAATCGAACGCTGGGGATTCGATCCGGAGATTTTATTCCTGGCGCGGAAGTTGAAGTTCAAAGTGAAGGAAGTTCCGGTGGCCTGGGGACACAGCGGCGGAACCCGCATCCATCCGCTGGTGGACGGCTTTCGCATGTTTACGGAGATGCTGCACGTCCGGTGGTACGACTTGACGGGAAAGTACGATGGATGTTCCGCTATGCCGGAGCGTCCCACTAATCCTGTGCCCGGCAATCGCCGGCCGCCAAGCTAA
- a CDS encoding STAS domain-containing protein: MKLSLETRNHGNVIIVHCQGRIVYREEAAALSTVVGEALQQTRTLVLDLSGVSSIDSAGIGELALLQTWAQRVSVSLKCAAPTPLVSALLELTNLDSVLEIHPSVDAALGSFQDEPQQQAWVDC, encoded by the coding sequence TTGAAACTCAGTCTCGAAACTCGTAATCACGGCAATGTCATCATCGTGCATTGCCAAGGCCGTATCGTGTATCGCGAAGAAGCCGCCGCTCTGTCGACCGTTGTCGGCGAAGCGCTGCAACAGACTCGCACGCTCGTACTCGACCTCAGTGGCGTCAGTTCCATCGACAGCGCCGGCATTGGCGAACTTGCCCTGCTGCAAACCTGGGCGCAGCGCGTGTCCGTAAGCCTGAAGTGCGCCGCCCCCACGCCACTCGTGAGCGCGTTGCTTGAACTCACGAATCTCGATTCCGTTCTGGAAATTCATCCCTCGGTAGACGCGGCCCTCGGATCGTTCCAGGACGAGCCACAGCAGCAAGCCTGGGTCGACTGTTAA
- a CDS encoding methylmalonyl-CoA mutase family protein encodes MTEKLKVKSRPDPSTGIETSSHIPVNPLYTPADLKGSDYESEVGYPGEYPFTRGVQATMYRGRLWTMRQYAGMGDAEESNKRYKYLLTHGTTGLSVAFDLPTQIGLDSDHPLAAGEVGKVGVAIDSIEDMQRLFDGIELTKISTSMTINATASILLALYVAVARRQGADVRKLSGTVQNDVLKEYIARGTYIYPPQQAMRVITDMFSWAHENVPEWNTISISGYHMREAGSTAVQEVAFTLGNGMAYVEAAIKAGLDVDQFAPRLSFFFNAHNNFLEEVAKFRAARRMWARIMREHFKARNPKSWMMRFHTQTAGSTLTAQQPENNIVRTAIQAMAAVLGGTQSLHTNSYDEALALPTEQAARIALRTQQVIAYESGVPQTIDPLAGSYYVESLTNEIEKRAAEYLGKIEVLGGMLKAVERGFVQQEIQNAAYEYQQAVDEERAVVVGVNRFEVEEEKPIPIQRIDPALEAKQIERVRALRSRRDAGPWKAALAGVEEAARSGTNVMPRILAAVEAYATVGEISDAMRRVFGEYKEAVVV; translated from the coding sequence ATGACGGAGAAGTTAAAGGTAAAGAGCCGCCCCGACCCATCGACTGGGATCGAAACTTCCTCGCATATTCCGGTGAATCCTCTCTATACGCCGGCCGACCTGAAGGGCTCCGATTACGAGAGTGAAGTGGGATATCCCGGTGAATATCCTTTCACGCGCGGCGTGCAGGCCACGATGTACCGCGGGCGGCTGTGGACTATGCGGCAGTACGCGGGTATGGGAGATGCGGAGGAATCGAACAAGCGCTACAAGTATCTGCTGACGCATGGGACGACCGGGTTGTCGGTGGCGTTCGATTTGCCGACGCAGATTGGGCTGGACTCGGATCATCCGCTGGCGGCGGGTGAAGTCGGCAAGGTGGGAGTTGCGATTGATTCCATCGAAGACATGCAGCGCCTGTTTGATGGCATTGAGCTGACAAAGATCTCTACATCGATGACCATCAATGCGACGGCGTCGATTCTGCTAGCTTTGTATGTGGCGGTGGCGCGGCGGCAGGGCGCGGACGTGCGCAAGCTGTCGGGCACGGTGCAGAACGACGTGCTCAAGGAGTACATTGCGCGTGGAACTTATATCTATCCACCGCAGCAGGCGATGCGTGTGATTACCGACATGTTCTCTTGGGCGCATGAGAATGTGCCCGAGTGGAATACGATTTCGATCTCCGGCTATCACATGCGCGAAGCGGGGTCGACGGCGGTGCAGGAAGTGGCGTTCACGCTGGGGAATGGGATGGCGTACGTGGAAGCCGCGATCAAGGCGGGGCTGGATGTGGATCAGTTTGCGCCGCGGCTGTCGTTCTTTTTTAACGCGCACAATAACTTTCTCGAGGAAGTGGCGAAGTTTCGGGCGGCGCGGCGGATGTGGGCGCGAATTATGCGCGAACATTTCAAGGCGCGGAATCCGAAGTCGTGGATGATGCGGTTCCATACGCAAACCGCGGGATCGACGCTGACCGCGCAACAACCGGAAAACAATATTGTGCGGACGGCGATTCAAGCCATGGCGGCGGTGCTGGGCGGGACGCAGTCGCTGCACACGAATTCTTATGACGAGGCTCTGGCTCTGCCGACGGAGCAGGCGGCGCGGATTGCCCTGCGCACGCAGCAGGTGATTGCGTATGAGTCGGGAGTGCCGCAGACGATCGATCCGCTGGCGGGATCATATTACGTGGAGTCGCTGACCAATGAGATTGAGAAGCGCGCGGCCGAGTATCTGGGGAAGATCGAAGTGCTCGGCGGGATGCTGAAGGCGGTGGAGCGGGGATTTGTGCAGCAGGAAATTCAGAATGCGGCGTACGAATATCAGCAGGCGGTGGATGAAGAGCGGGCGGTGGTGGTGGGAGTGAATCGATTCGAAGTGGAGGAAGAAAAGCCAATCCCGATTCAGAGGATCGATCCGGCGCTGGAGGCGAAGCAGATCGAGCGGGTGCGGGCGTTGCGGTCGAGGCGCGATGCCGGTCCGTGGAAGGCCGCGCTAGCTGGAGTCGAAGAGGCGGCGCGGTCGGGTACGAACGTGATGCCGCGTATTCTGGCGGCGGTCGAAGCTTATGCGACAGTCGGAGAAATTTCCGATGCGATGCGGCGGGTGTTTGGAGAGTACAAGGAAGCGGTGGTGGTCTAG
- the leuB gene encoding 3-isopropylmalate dehydrogenase, with the protein MLLNLTILPGDGIGPEVTEQAVQVLQAVSTAFGHQLQLQHKLIGGAGLSAVNDPLPPDTIQACLASSAVLLGAVGSPAFDHNPGHLRPEAGLLRIRRELGAYANLRPAVFFPALEDCSPLRAEIVRGTNIMIVRELLGGAYFGQPRSIEGNPGSRVALNTMRYSESEIERIARVAFDLAMKRRRKVLSVDKANVLECSRLWREVVTRVAKDYPEVKLAHQYVDSAAMLLVQRPTDVDVLLTENMFGDILSDQAGGVVGSLGLLASASVGGPVGLYEPVHGSAPDIARKGIANPLGAILSVAMLLRHSFQLEAEAVSVENAVSAVLAQGARTADLAGKSRSAISTAEMGRRVVEAVNSAKSASNS; encoded by the coding sequence ATGCTCCTGAATCTCACCATCCTCCCCGGCGACGGCATCGGCCCCGAAGTCACCGAGCAGGCCGTACAAGTCCTGCAAGCCGTATCCACAGCTTTCGGCCATCAACTCCAGCTGCAACACAAACTCATCGGCGGAGCCGGACTCTCTGCCGTCAACGATCCGCTGCCGCCGGATACCATCCAAGCCTGTCTTGCATCGTCGGCCGTCCTGCTCGGCGCAGTTGGCAGTCCCGCGTTCGATCACAATCCCGGTCATCTGCGGCCCGAAGCCGGCCTGCTGCGCATTCGACGCGAATTGGGCGCATACGCGAATCTGCGCCCCGCAGTGTTTTTTCCGGCACTCGAAGACTGCTCTCCGCTGCGCGCCGAAATCGTCCGCGGCACCAACATCATGATCGTCCGCGAGCTGCTTGGCGGAGCCTACTTCGGCCAGCCCCGCTCCATCGAGGGCAATCCGGGCTCGCGCGTCGCCCTCAACACCATGCGCTACAGCGAATCGGAAATCGAACGCATCGCCCGCGTCGCGTTCGACCTGGCGATGAAGCGCCGCCGCAAAGTTTTATCCGTCGACAAAGCGAATGTGCTGGAATGTTCGCGCCTCTGGCGCGAAGTCGTCACGCGCGTCGCAAAAGATTATCCCGAGGTAAAGCTCGCCCACCAGTACGTCGATTCCGCCGCCATGCTCCTCGTCCAGCGCCCCACCGACGTTGACGTTCTGCTCACCGAAAACATGTTCGGCGACATTCTCTCCGATCAGGCTGGAGGCGTTGTCGGTTCTCTAGGGCTGCTAGCTTCCGCGAGTGTCGGCGGCCCAGTAGGACTGTACGAGCCCGTACACGGTTCCGCGCCAGACATCGCCCGGAAGGGAATCGCCAATCCCCTGGGCGCGATCCTCTCGGTTGCAATGCTGCTCCGTCACTCGTTCCAACTGGAAGCCGAAGCCGTCTCTGTCGAGAACGCGGTTTCAGCCGTGCTCGCGCAAGGCGCGCGCACGGCGGATCTTGCGGGCAAATCCCGCTCCGCAATTTCGACCGCAGAGATGGGGCGTCGCGTCGTCGAAGCCGTCAACTCGGCAAAGAGCGCCAGCAACAGTTAG
- a CDS encoding outer membrane beta-barrel protein, which produces MRKAIIIAFMLAGFASLAAAQVPTSGNVYLGYAFYNTDLSSIDRANTNGWEASLEGKVFPHIGIVVDYNENYGSQNFPVNLCPGGICPATFNANFTERNILFGPRVSARVGKIRPFAEVLVGLGHVNANAAGSDTSFATAIGGGVDYSLIRLVSWRLQGDYVATRFFGTTQNNVRISTGIAVHF; this is translated from the coding sequence ATGCGCAAGGCGATAATCATCGCATTTATGTTGGCGGGATTTGCCAGTCTGGCGGCAGCCCAGGTTCCCACTTCGGGGAACGTCTATTTGGGATACGCATTTTATAATACCGATTTGTCTTCGATTGATCGAGCGAACACCAACGGATGGGAAGCATCATTGGAGGGAAAAGTATTTCCGCACATCGGGATCGTCGTTGACTACAACGAGAATTACGGCTCGCAGAATTTTCCAGTTAATTTGTGCCCCGGGGGTATCTGTCCCGCAACCTTTAATGCCAACTTTACTGAACGGAACATCTTATTCGGACCGCGGGTGTCGGCGCGAGTGGGCAAGATTCGTCCATTCGCAGAAGTGCTGGTGGGACTGGGACATGTGAATGCGAACGCGGCAGGCTCGGACACGTCGTTTGCCACTGCGATCGGGGGAGGCGTCGATTACAGCCTGATTCGTCTGGTGTCATGGCGTCTTCAGGGAGACTATGTGGCAACGCGCTTCTTCGGGACCACGCAAAACAATGTGCGCATCTCGACGGGGATTGCGGTGCATTTCTGA
- a CDS encoding UDP-2,3-diacylglucosamine diphosphatase, with amino-acid sequence MDLHVYNTLILSDLHLGAETSHAREATRVLKQNRFQRLILLGDIFADLNFARLTKDHWKFLGYIRKLSNPKRNIEVVWVEGNHDHGLANIMSHLVGVRVYQDYSWEYRGQRHIAIHGHQFDGFQVNRVRLSQWGTSLYLQLQKLDFKSKPIVRMIDRLNTRWLRMSPKVASGALSYARQHGTDRIFCGHTHEAIHLQKDGVDYYNSGGWVDSRLTYLTIDETGVEIHVYNEDEYNEHESNQHESERLDDRDSGEERGEADPAFADLADDSGLYEDVEYEGVSG; translated from the coding sequence ATGGATCTGCACGTGTACAACACGCTGATCCTCTCCGACCTGCACCTGGGTGCAGAGACCAGTCATGCCCGTGAAGCTACCCGGGTGCTCAAGCAAAACCGCTTCCAGCGCCTGATTCTGCTGGGCGACATTTTTGCCGACCTCAATTTTGCCCGTCTCACCAAAGACCACTGGAAATTTCTCGGCTATATCCGCAAGCTCTCGAACCCCAAGCGCAACATCGAAGTCGTGTGGGTGGAGGGCAATCACGATCACGGCCTGGCCAACATCATGTCGCATCTGGTCGGGGTTCGCGTCTATCAGGATTACAGCTGGGAATACCGCGGCCAGCGGCACATTGCCATCCACGGCCATCAGTTCGATGGCTTTCAGGTGAACCGCGTCCGCCTCAGCCAGTGGGGCACATCACTTTATCTGCAACTGCAGAAGCTCGATTTCAAGAGCAAACCGATCGTGCGCATGATCGACCGTCTGAACACGCGCTGGTTGCGGATGTCGCCGAAAGTGGCCTCCGGCGCGCTCAGCTATGCGCGGCAACATGGCACAGATCGCATTTTCTGCGGCCACACCCACGAAGCGATCCATCTGCAAAAAGACGGAGTCGACTACTACAACTCCGGCGGGTGGGTCGATTCGCGGCTTACTTATCTGACCATCGACGAAACGGGGGTCGAAATCCATGTCTACAACGAAGATGAGTACAACGAACACGAATCCAACCAGCATGAATCCGAACGACTTGACGATCGTGATTCCGGCGAAGAACGAGGCGAAGCTGATCCCGCGTTTGCTGACCTCGCTGACGACTCAGGACTATACGAAGATGTCGAGTACGAGGGTGTTAGTGGCTGA